From Cognatishimia activa, one genomic window encodes:
- a CDS encoding glucokinase: MTDTYLVADIGGTNTRVGLADESGLIAETTRRFKNRENISFVAVLEAYLDEFKPGKLRGACAGAAGPVKDGVADLTNLDWQINRDSMRQVTGVDVADVINDLPAQGLALNDLSEDSTQVLKPGDVSMGPRLVVGLGTGFNIVPVHQVGDTLLAPSCEAGHETLPYRAEQAALCDWLREECNYPSVEVALAGQGIENLHAFHAKSRLPAAEVVAGYHNGDANCQAAMRDYVALLGAVVGDHALVHLPFGGIYLTGGVSRSVAPILFELGFEATLKDKGRFSDLAGSFQINLIDDDFAALKGCARHLRQLVAA, from the coding sequence ATGACTGATACATACCTCGTCGCTGACATAGGTGGCACAAATACACGCGTTGGACTTGCCGATGAGTCCGGTTTGATCGCTGAAACTACGCGGCGTTTCAAGAATCGCGAAAACATCAGCTTCGTTGCGGTCCTTGAAGCTTATTTGGATGAGTTCAAGCCTGGCAAACTGCGTGGCGCCTGTGCTGGAGCAGCAGGGCCGGTCAAAGACGGCGTTGCTGACCTCACCAATTTGGACTGGCAGATCAACCGTGATTCTATGCGACAGGTTACCGGAGTGGATGTTGCGGACGTGATCAATGACCTGCCTGCACAGGGATTGGCTCTGAACGATCTAAGCGAAGACTCCACACAGGTTCTAAAACCTGGTGATGTGTCTATGGGTCCGCGTTTGGTGGTTGGGCTGGGGACGGGGTTCAATATTGTGCCCGTCCATCAAGTTGGAGACACTCTTTTGGCGCCATCCTGTGAAGCAGGTCATGAGACTTTACCTTATCGGGCGGAACAGGCTGCGCTCTGCGATTGGCTGCGAGAAGAATGCAACTACCCATCGGTCGAAGTGGCCCTTGCAGGACAGGGGATTGAAAACCTCCATGCGTTCCACGCAAAATCCAGATTGCCTGCAGCTGAGGTGGTTGCCGGGTATCACAATGGCGACGCCAACTGCCAAGCGGCTATGCGCGACTATGTGGCATTGTTGGGGGCGGTCGTTGGCGATCATGCTCTCGTTCATTTGCCTTTTGGAGGAATTTACCTGACGGGGGGCGTCTCACGGTCCGTGGCTCCCATTCTTTTTGAACTCGGCTTTGAAGCGACTTTGAAAGACAAGGGGCGGTTTTCTGATCTGGCAGGATCATTTCAGATCAATCTGATCGATGATGACTTTGCCGCTTTGAAGGGGTGTGCCCGTCATTTACGCCAGTTGGTGGCTGCGTAG
- a CDS encoding polysaccharide deacetylase family protein, giving the protein MKLDWTPVRNELAKWRREGLMLPIWWRDDDATEPTVKLDQLIHISEKIEVPLHLAVIPREATRALGDLVSDNEMVIPVVHGWSHTNHEAPKETKCEFGEGRSIETRREEAAEGLRRIQTLMGDRVASMFVPPWNRVPTSFLPILKEVGYSCFSTCNPRSEAEPIPGLLQINTHIDPLYWRPSKRLSHPELIVDKITNLLKQRRQGKTDNSEPFGLLTHHLAHEPQVWEFCNQFWQELLEGPTEVYRVR; this is encoded by the coding sequence ATGAAGTTGGACTGGACACCAGTTCGAAATGAATTGGCGAAATGGCGTCGAGAAGGCCTCATGCTACCCATTTGGTGGCGTGATGATGACGCGACTGAGCCAACGGTCAAATTGGATCAGCTGATCCATATATCTGAAAAAATTGAGGTGCCATTGCACCTAGCCGTTATTCCGCGAGAAGCGACGCGCGCTTTGGGTGATCTGGTGTCTGACAATGAGATGGTCATCCCGGTGGTTCACGGTTGGTCCCACACCAATCATGAGGCACCAAAAGAGACGAAGTGCGAATTTGGAGAAGGCCGTTCCATCGAAACGCGTCGAGAGGAGGCGGCAGAAGGTCTGCGGCGTATTCAAACACTAATGGGTGATCGTGTGGCATCGATGTTTGTGCCACCTTGGAACCGCGTGCCGACCAGCTTTCTTCCAATATTGAAGGAGGTGGGCTATTCATGTTTCTCAACGTGTAACCCGCGATCGGAAGCAGAACCGATACCTGGATTGCTGCAGATAAACACACATATCGATCCGCTTTATTGGCGCCCATCCAAGAGGCTCTCCCACCCAGAATTGATCGTCGATAAGATCACTAATCTGTTGAAGCAAAGGCGTCAGGGTAAGACTGACAATTCAGAGCCATTTGGCCTCTTAACGCATCATCTCGCACATGAGCCTCAGGTTTGGGAGTTCTGCAATCAGTTTTGGCAGGAACTTTTGGAAGGACCTACAGAGGTTTATCGCGTCAGGTAA
- a CDS encoding GntR family transcriptional regulator codes for MTQPTKSTISDQITQALTDQIVRGELASDEKLRQDHIAREFNTSHVPVREALLRLEARGLAVSQPRRGVRVAPFDPADMVEIREMRLALEPVALRHSISNLTPKQRADAEAARVACDEAQDIVEWDLENRAFHLAILAGCNMPRLLSEISDLQVLSARHLLATFSKSWMRRTDRDHSAIMQAIRTKDTETAVSVLQRHLSRLA; via the coding sequence ATGACGCAACCGACGAAATCGACAATTTCAGATCAAATCACGCAAGCGCTGACCGATCAAATCGTGCGTGGTGAATTGGCGTCGGACGAAAAACTGCGGCAGGACCATATCGCGAGGGAATTTAACACCAGCCACGTTCCGGTGCGCGAAGCGCTGCTGCGCCTTGAAGCGCGTGGTTTGGCCGTGAGCCAGCCTCGGAGAGGTGTACGCGTTGCGCCGTTTGATCCTGCAGATATGGTGGAAATTCGAGAAATGCGTTTAGCGTTGGAGCCGGTTGCGCTTCGGCACTCGATTTCGAACCTAACACCAAAACAACGTGCAGACGCCGAAGCAGCTCGCGTGGCCTGCGATGAAGCGCAGGATATTGTGGAATGGGATCTGGAGAACCGTGCCTTCCATTTGGCCATTTTGGCGGGATGTAATATGCCGCGGCTGTTGTCTGAAATCAGCGATCTACAGGTATTATCCGCGCGGCATCTACTGGCAACTTTCTCCAAAAGCTGGATGCGGCGCACAGACCGCGATCATAGTGCAATTATGCAGGCCATTCGCACCAAAGATACGGAAACAGCAGTGTCCGTTCTGCAAAGACACTTATCGCGGCTGGCTTAA
- a CDS encoding methyltransferase domain-containing protein yields MKDMNQTMQISKVAQSFQRGLKTYHDSATQQAQIAQRLSGLMAQHLPHHMNSALEFGIGTGHLTRVLIKNSKIDHLYLNDLVSDCAEFAPRGAAFIGGPIESMALPQNLDLICSASTVQWVEDLPSLLERFSDVLAPGGWLAVSGFGHKQFHELRALGSTAAAPNYMDAADWRFILPQNMTIRHLSQAQTTEWFPSALSLLKHLRDTGVNGATNRSWTTQDLQGFETEYAERFGTNEGLPLTYDPVWILAQKA; encoded by the coding sequence ATGAAGGATATGAACCAGACCATGCAGATCAGCAAAGTGGCGCAGAGTTTCCAACGTGGGCTTAAAACTTACCACGACAGTGCAACCCAACAGGCCCAAATCGCGCAGCGCCTGTCTGGTTTGATGGCACAGCATCTGCCACATCACATGAACAGCGCATTAGAGTTTGGCATCGGCACCGGCCATCTGACACGTGTGCTGATCAAAAACTCTAAGATAGACCACCTATATTTGAATGATCTGGTCAGCGATTGTGCTGAGTTTGCGCCAAGAGGTGCAGCGTTCATTGGTGGACCAATTGAAAGCATGGCGCTGCCACAAAACCTCGACCTCATCTGTTCAGCAAGCACCGTGCAGTGGGTCGAAGACCTGCCATCCTTGCTTGAACGTTTCTCTGACGTCCTTGCACCCGGCGGTTGGCTGGCCGTTTCCGGGTTTGGGCACAAGCAATTCCATGAGCTCCGTGCCTTGGGTTCAACTGCAGCTGCCCCGAACTATATGGATGCCGCGGATTGGCGATTTATATTGCCTCAAAACATGACCATTCGACATCTGTCTCAAGCCCAAACAACCGAATGGTTTCCAAGCGCACTTTCGCTTTTAAAACACCTTCGGGACACTGGTGTGAACGGCGCCACCAATCGGTCTTGGACGACTCAGGACTTGCAAGGGTTCGAAACGGAATACGCAGAGCGCTTTGGTACCAATGAAGGTCTGCCTCTCACTTACGATCCGGTGTGGATCTTGGCGCAGAAGGCTTAA
- a CDS encoding pimeloyl-ACP methyl esterase BioG family protein, with translation MESVWLKHNGHNDLIVVFGGWALGAEMFAHLSGPQDVLFVDDYRDLDGLPDLSSYQNRTAVAYSFGVSAFAHLCPAERAQFDRTVAINGSPSPVDRRMGIPPMVYQKTQNGMSQENFQSFAALCYGEKQPDIAIDVAARTEELAAVRQRGPASCPTFDRIWISQKDRIFPPANLARAFCGQEDVIRSIDAPHVPFSAWDSWQEVIA, from the coding sequence ATGGAGTCGGTTTGGCTTAAACATAATGGTCACAACGACCTCATCGTCGTCTTTGGCGGCTGGGCTTTGGGGGCGGAGATGTTTGCTCATCTCTCGGGTCCCCAAGACGTTTTGTTTGTCGATGATTATCGTGATCTCGATGGCCTGCCAGACCTCTCCTCCTATCAGAACCGCACTGCCGTCGCTTACTCCTTTGGCGTGTCGGCATTTGCACATCTCTGCCCAGCCGAAAGGGCTCAGTTCGATCGCACTGTTGCCATCAACGGCAGCCCGTCGCCCGTGGATCGTCGTATGGGAATCCCGCCTATGGTTTATCAGAAAACGCAGAATGGGATGTCTCAGGAAAATTTCCAAAGCTTCGCGGCACTTTGTTACGGTGAAAAACAGCCAGACATTGCGATTGATGTCGCAGCCCGGACAGAGGAACTCGCAGCTGTGCGGCAACGCGGTCCGGCCAGTTGCCCCACATTTGATCGTATATGGATCAGTCAAAAAGATCGGATTTTCCCACCTGCAAACCTTGCGCGCGCCTTTTGTGGACAAGAAGATGTCATCCGATCTATTGACGCGCCACATGTGCCCTTTTCCGCCTGGGACAGCTGGCAGGAGGTCATTGCATGA
- the bioA gene encoding adenosylmethionine--8-amino-7-oxononanoate transaminase: MTPLEFDQHHLWHPYTNVAKPGPTFRVTEAEGAWLTLDDGARVIDAMSSWWCMLHGHRNPRITGAIHAQLDKLPHVMFGGLTHDPAIELGRKLLEMSPPSMQRIFYCDSGSVAVEVGMKMAVQYQYSVSQTQRSKFVTIRSGYHGDTWKAMSVCDPVTGMHHLFQGALSIQYFIDKPKIRIDEDWNPDEAENGLAALRETLEKHNDIAAFILEPVVQGTGGMYFYHPEFLNQARAICDEHGVLLIFDEIATGFGRTGQMFGTDHTNIEPDILCLGKALTGGHISFACTMTNDRVAEGIGHGEPGIFMHGPTFMGNPLACVAAKASLDILSEGGWVRQTQRIEAQMSEELAPAKSFKGVEDVRVLGGIAVIEMDHTVSADVAHGLAKENGVYLRPFAKNIYSMPPFICSEDEISQITAALLKLAKVL, translated from the coding sequence ATGACCCCGCTCGAATTCGACCAACATCACCTTTGGCATCCCTACACCAATGTTGCCAAACCCGGACCGACCTTCCGGGTCACCGAGGCCGAAGGTGCATGGCTGACACTGGACGACGGCGCGCGTGTGATTGATGCCATGTCGAGCTGGTGGTGCATGCTGCACGGCCACAGAAACCCGCGCATTACCGGTGCAATACACGCGCAACTCGACAAGCTGCCCCATGTTATGTTCGGCGGCCTTACCCATGACCCTGCGATTGAGCTTGGGCGAAAGTTGCTGGAAATGTCGCCGCCTTCCATGCAACGCATTTTCTACTGCGATAGCGGATCCGTGGCTGTTGAAGTCGGCATGAAAATGGCCGTACAGTACCAGTATTCTGTCAGCCAGACGCAGCGCTCAAAATTCGTGACGATCCGTTCCGGCTACCACGGCGACACCTGGAAAGCGATGAGCGTGTGCGATCCAGTCACCGGTATGCACCATCTTTTTCAGGGTGCTTTGTCGATCCAGTATTTCATCGACAAACCAAAGATTCGCATCGACGAAGACTGGAACCCAGACGAGGCCGAAAATGGCCTGGCAGCACTGCGTGAAACGTTAGAAAAGCACAACGACATCGCAGCATTCATTTTGGAACCCGTGGTGCAGGGCACGGGTGGAATGTATTTCTATCACCCGGAATTCCTTAATCAGGCACGTGCCATTTGCGATGAGCATGGCGTGCTGTTGATCTTTGATGAGATCGCCACGGGTTTTGGCCGCACCGGCCAGATGTTTGGCACGGACCACACAAATATTGAGCCAGACATTCTGTGTCTCGGGAAAGCACTGACTGGTGGGCACATCAGTTTCGCCTGCACAATGACCAATGACCGAGTCGCAGAAGGGATCGGACACGGCGAACCGGGCATCTTCATGCACGGGCCGACCTTCATGGGCAATCCACTGGCTTGCGTGGCTGCGAAGGCATCTTTGGACATCCTATCGGAAGGAGGCTGGGTCCGTCAGACGCAGCGGATTGAGGCGCAAATGAGCGAGGAACTTGCTCCGGCCAAGTCCTTCAAAGGCGTTGAAGACGTCCGCGTACTCGGCGGTATTGCCGTGATCGAGATGGACCACACCGTTAGCGCAGATGTCGCCCATGGCCTTGCAAAAGAAAACGGTGTTTACCTTCGACCCTTTGCAAAAAACATCTACTCCATGCCGCCGTTCATCTGTTCCGAAGATGAAATCAGCCAGATCACCGCTGCCCTCTTAAAGCTGGCAAAGGTGCTTTAA
- the bioD gene encoding dethiobiotin synthase translates to MPRVVVAGTDTDIGKTVFAAGLTQALGAEYLKPVQSGLEGETDSETVARLTGRPTLPELVRLKKPASPHLAAEAEGLTIDPAAIVLPSTMSPMVIEGAGGLLVPLNREILYIDLISTWQYPVVLCACTQLGTINHSLLSLRALKAAGCPVVGVAFIGDAEPEVEETIVQFGETQHLGRLPRLDPLTSETLATAFEDIDVETIRRAMA, encoded by the coding sequence ATGCCTAGAGTTGTCGTAGCAGGAACAGACACTGATATCGGGAAAACCGTCTTTGCCGCAGGCCTTACGCAGGCTTTGGGCGCTGAGTACCTCAAACCTGTGCAATCCGGGTTAGAAGGCGAAACGGACAGTGAAACAGTTGCTCGCCTGACTGGCCGCCCTACCCTGCCGGAACTTGTCCGCCTGAAGAAACCAGCCTCTCCGCATTTGGCCGCCGAGGCCGAAGGGCTCACAATTGATCCTGCGGCAATTGTTCTCCCAAGCACCATGTCACCGATGGTCATTGAGGGCGCTGGCGGTCTATTGGTACCGCTCAATCGCGAGATTCTCTACATCGACCTGATTTCCACCTGGCAATACCCTGTTGTGCTCTGTGCCTGCACCCAACTTGGCACCATCAACCATAGTCTTTTATCTCTGCGCGCCCTCAAAGCGGCCGGATGTCCTGTGGTGGGCGTCGCCTTCATCGGTGACGCCGAGCCCGAAGTCGAGGAGACCATTGTCCAATTTGGCGAGACCCAGCACCTTGGCCGCCTTCCGCGCCTTGATCCCCTGACATCCGAGACGTTGGCAACCGCCTTTGAAGACATCGACGTCGAAACCATCCGCAGGGCAATGGCATGA
- a CDS encoding 8-amino-7-oxononanoate synthase, whose product MTVFTQPFPRHQGALDQLKKRSRYRSLMPRAGHDFASNDYLGLAGSDLLRDAAQEALARGVPVGAGGSRLLRGNDKEHAVLEQEAATLFGTERALFMGGGFQANTAIFSTLPGHEDIILHDELIHASAHDGMKLGRAKTQAFGHNDVADAAEKIEAVKAEGFAGRIWIAIETVYSMDGDLAPAADFAELANKHDAVLVADEAHATGIHGPSGLGLTHAFAHHPKLLTLHTCGKGLGVSGALICGHAALIETLINKARGFIFATAPSPLNAALVRAALRCLAENPELQRRAHDTVAHAHREAARLCGLEGFQSQILPVIIGDDARTMEIAAALQAKGYDIRGIRPPTVPRGTSRLRISITNNVTPEIITQMFTDLADLLETKHA is encoded by the coding sequence ATGACCGTCTTCACCCAGCCCTTCCCAAGACACCAAGGCGCTCTGGATCAGTTAAAAAAGCGATCCCGCTATCGCAGCCTCATGCCCCGCGCGGGGCATGATTTCGCGTCAAATGACTATCTTGGGCTGGCTGGCTCCGACCTTCTGCGTGACGCCGCGCAAGAAGCTTTGGCGCGTGGCGTTCCGGTCGGCGCTGGCGGGTCGCGGCTGCTGCGCGGGAATGACAAGGAACATGCAGTTTTGGAGCAAGAAGCCGCGACGCTTTTTGGCACTGAACGGGCGCTGTTCATGGGCGGTGGCTTCCAAGCCAACACCGCAATTTTCTCCACGCTTCCTGGGCATGAAGACATCATTCTACATGATGAGTTGATCCACGCCTCCGCGCATGACGGCATGAAACTCGGCCGCGCAAAAACGCAGGCCTTTGGCCACAACGACGTTGCCGATGCTGCTGAAAAGATCGAAGCAGTAAAGGCCGAGGGCTTCGCAGGACGTATTTGGATCGCGATTGAAACCGTTTATTCCATGGACGGTGATCTGGCCCCTGCCGCCGACTTCGCGGAACTCGCCAATAAACACGACGCAGTTTTAGTGGCCGATGAAGCCCATGCCACAGGCATTCATGGCCCGTCAGGTCTCGGCCTCACGCACGCTTTCGCCCATCACCCAAAACTTCTAACGCTGCATACGTGCGGCAAAGGCCTCGGCGTGTCCGGCGCTTTGATTTGTGGGCACGCGGCACTGATTGAAACTCTGATCAACAAAGCCCGCGGCTTCATCTTTGCAACCGCACCATCACCTTTGAACGCCGCGCTCGTGCGTGCCGCCCTGAGATGCCTCGCAGAGAACCCCGAGCTGCAGCGCCGCGCGCATGACACGGTGGCCCACGCGCATCGGGAAGCCGCTCGGCTTTGTGGGCTTGAAGGATTTCAATCCCAAATCCTCCCTGTGATCATCGGCGATGATGCCCGCACCATGGAAATAGCCGCAGCGCTTCAGGCCAAGGGTTACGACATCCGTGGCATTCGCCCACCGACCGTGCCCCGTGGGACCTCGCGTCTAAGAATTTCGATCACCAACAATGTGACACCGGAAATCATCACTCAAATGTTCACTGACCTCGCCGACTTACTGGAGACCAAACATGCCTAG
- the bioB gene encoding biotin synthase BioB encodes MLDNSAELRTDWTREEADAIYNLPFMDLLFRAHTVHRAHFDPNQVQRSKLLSIKTGGCAEDCAYCSQSARNGAKLSASKLIEVERVLSEARKAKEGGATRYCMGAAWRSPKDRDMDVLEAMVKGVKDLGMETCMTLGMLEDDQIFRLKESGLDYYNHNIDTSERYYSEIITTRTFADRIDTLNRVREAGIKVCAGGIVGMGEKQMDRVDMLLALATLKEHPDSVPVNMLIPIADTPLADVEKLDPIEFVRTIALARILMPKSHVRLSAGRTDMTDEMQAMCFFAGANSIFVGETLLTADNPEEDKDSVLFDKLGITAMEAGCDGSR; translated from the coding sequence ATGCTAGACAATTCCGCCGAACTCCGCACCGACTGGACCCGCGAAGAGGCCGACGCCATCTACAATCTGCCCTTTATGGATTTGCTCTTTAGAGCACATACCGTACACCGCGCGCATTTTGACCCAAATCAGGTGCAACGCTCCAAGCTGCTCAGCATCAAGACTGGCGGCTGCGCAGAAGACTGCGCTTATTGCTCTCAATCTGCCCGCAATGGCGCAAAACTCTCAGCATCCAAACTGATCGAAGTTGAACGTGTTCTATCTGAAGCGCGGAAAGCTAAGGAAGGCGGCGCAACCCGATATTGCATGGGGGCGGCATGGCGCTCTCCTAAAGACCGTGACATGGACGTTCTGGAAGCCATGGTGAAGGGTGTTAAAGACCTTGGCATGGAAACCTGCATGACTTTGGGCATGTTGGAAGATGACCAGATTTTCCGCCTCAAAGAGTCCGGTCTTGATTACTACAACCACAACATCGACACGTCTGAACGTTACTATTCAGAAATCATCACCACCCGCACCTTCGCAGACCGTATCGACACGCTGAACCGCGTGCGCGAAGCGGGCATCAAGGTTTGCGCAGGTGGCATCGTTGGCATGGGTGAAAAGCAGATGGACCGTGTGGATATGCTGCTGGCGCTGGCGACGCTGAAAGAGCACCCAGATTCTGTTCCGGTGAACATGCTGATCCCAATTGCGGATACGCCCCTGGCGGATGTTGAGAAACTTGACCCAATTGAGTTCGTGCGCACCATTGCACTCGCGCGCATCCTGATGCCAAAGTCCCACGTGCGCCTTTCCGCGGGTCGCACCGATATGACGGATGAGATGCAGGCCATGTGTTTCTTTGCCGGTGCAAACTCAATATTTGTCGGCGAGACGCTGTTGACCGCAGACAACCCGGAAGAAGACAAAGATAGCGTTCTCTTTGACAAACTGGGCATCACCGCGATGGAAGCGGGGTGTGACGGGTCGCGATGA
- a CDS encoding LacI family DNA-binding transcriptional regulator: MPENIIGDRVSAALEDHQKHIIMAHRFLIKDIALQAGLGPATVDRVLNRRGNVRQQTIDRVQQAIVALEEQRQQLAMTGRKILVDLVVEAPQTFIEALETACRSELPLMRPAVIRFRSDLRMRFPVADLEKRLEQVLRRGSDGVILMSPAADRIKTMVDRLEAAKIPVVTLATDLEDTNRTAYVGLNNRRAGGTAAWVANKWLASVAEPTVLMTLRNERFKGEEDRAEGFRQAFTGRRPDAEVLELVEGRDRPRFLEQISSIATMQRIDALYSIGGSNRAILDALAQQGIRPQIVIAHDLEPDNQALLGTGEIDFLLYHDFQDDIRNACRVILSKHFGTKPPTSSKNNSLRILVPPALD; this comes from the coding sequence TTGCCTGAAAACATAATCGGCGATAGGGTCAGCGCAGCGCTCGAAGACCATCAAAAACACATCATTATGGCCCATCGGTTTTTAATCAAAGACATCGCCCTGCAGGCAGGCCTCGGTCCTGCAACGGTTGATCGCGTATTGAACCGGCGCGGAAACGTACGTCAGCAGACCATTGATCGCGTGCAACAAGCCATCGTCGCGCTGGAAGAACAGCGCCAGCAATTGGCCATGACGGGCCGTAAGATCCTTGTGGACCTTGTGGTAGAAGCGCCTCAAACGTTTATCGAAGCTTTGGAAACCGCCTGTCGGAGCGAGCTTCCTTTAATGCGCCCGGCTGTTATTCGGTTTCGGTCCGATCTGCGCATGCGCTTCCCAGTCGCGGACTTGGAAAAACGGTTGGAACAAGTCCTCAGGCGCGGCAGCGACGGTGTCATTCTTATGTCTCCCGCCGCAGATCGCATCAAAACCATGGTGGATAGACTGGAGGCGGCAAAAATCCCCGTTGTGACGCTTGCCACGGATTTGGAAGACACCAACCGCACGGCCTATGTTGGCCTCAACAACCGCCGAGCCGGTGGAACCGCAGCTTGGGTCGCGAATAAATGGTTGGCTTCTGTCGCAGAACCCACGGTGCTCATGACATTGCGCAACGAAAGGTTCAAAGGCGAAGAAGATCGTGCGGAAGGATTTCGGCAGGCCTTCACCGGGCGTCGCCCCGATGCAGAGGTACTGGAATTGGTTGAAGGCCGCGATCGCCCGCGATTTCTAGAGCAGATCTCTTCTATCGCCACGATGCAAAGGATTGACGCACTGTATTCCATTGGCGGCAGCAATCGCGCCATCCTTGATGCGCTGGCACAGCAAGGGATTCGACCCCAAATCGTCATTGCACATGATCTGGAACCTGACAACCAAGCCCTGCTTGGGACGGGCGAGATCGACTTTTTACTTTATCATGATTTCCAGGATGACATCCGCAACGCGTGCCGTGTCATCCTATCTAAACACTTCGGAACAAAGCCTCCAACCTCCTCAAAAAATAACTCTCTACGCATCTTGGTCCCCCCTGCGCTTGACTAA
- a CDS encoding phytanoyl-CoA dioxygenase family protein, whose protein sequence is MQEQVWLDDTSCDLGEFARHVSQVTKAADYPHAIEIAKNIPVYDGAALVAQNETDEDWKPVMAEWNRAFASGPGIIAIRRGYTDTQLIDDVTEVLNSIIAEEEADGAGQGDHFAAAGANSRVWNAHEKLGVKSPELFVRYNANECVRRASEAWLGTGYQITTQANVVRPGGKAQTAHRDYHMGFQSSEDLKTYPATQHALSAQLTLQGAVAHCDMPLVSGPTKLLPYSQSYLPGYLAVLRDDFRGFFEENYVQMPLRKGDLLFFNPATFHAAGENTSSDIQRFANLMQVGSAYGRSIEIVDRARLSQAVYADLSAAAVQGQLTPREVDNVVAASAEGYPFPANLDIDSPLSGMAPPSQQDVMRQALVEGWGPEAFAQAIAEQLERKRSH, encoded by the coding sequence ATGCAAGAACAGGTTTGGTTGGATGACACATCCTGTGATTTGGGGGAATTCGCGCGGCATGTCTCGCAGGTCACAAAGGCGGCGGATTATCCTCACGCAATAGAAATTGCGAAGAACATTCCCGTCTACGACGGAGCCGCGCTTGTTGCTCAAAACGAGACGGATGAGGACTGGAAACCTGTCATGGCGGAGTGGAACCGGGCTTTCGCGTCGGGGCCGGGTATCATTGCCATTCGACGTGGGTACACGGACACGCAGTTGATTGATGACGTCACCGAAGTTCTAAACAGCATTATTGCCGAAGAAGAGGCAGATGGCGCTGGGCAGGGGGACCACTTTGCGGCGGCAGGTGCCAATAGCCGTGTCTGGAACGCGCATGAGAAGCTGGGGGTGAAATCTCCTGAATTGTTTGTGCGTTACAACGCCAATGAATGTGTGCGCCGTGCCAGTGAGGCGTGGCTTGGCACAGGCTATCAAATCACGACACAGGCCAATGTTGTACGCCCTGGTGGCAAAGCGCAAACTGCGCATCGGGATTACCATATGGGCTTTCAGTCCAGTGAAGACCTCAAGACCTATCCGGCCACGCAGCACGCGCTGTCTGCGCAACTGACACTGCAAGGGGCTGTGGCCCACTGTGATATGCCGCTGGTATCAGGGCCAACCAAACTGCTGCCGTATTCGCAAAGCTATTTGCCGGGATATCTCGCGGTTCTGCGAGATGATTTTAGGGGCTTCTTTGAAGAGAACTATGTGCAGATGCCGCTCCGGAAGGGCGATCTGCTGTTCTTCAATCCAGCGACATTCCACGCAGCAGGGGAAAACACCAGCAGCGACATTCAGCGTTTTGCTAACTTGATGCAGGTTGGGTCGGCCTATGGAAGATCCATTGAGATTGTCGATCGGGCGCGCTTGTCACAGGCGGTCTATGCGGATTTATCAGCCGCCGCGGTACAAGGACAGTTGACGCCCCGTGAAGTCGACAACGTTGTGGCGGCCAGTGCCGAAGGGTATCCGTTCCCGGCCAATCTAGACATCGACTCTCCGTTGTCGGGCATGGCGCCACCAAGCCAGCAAGACGTGATGCGTCAGGCTCTTGTCGAAGGCTGGGGGCCAGAGGCATTTGCTCAGGCGATTGCGGAACAATTGGAGCGAAAACGCTCCCATTAA